From a region of the Narcine bancroftii isolate sNarBan1 chromosome 5, sNarBan1.hap1, whole genome shotgun sequence genome:
- the LOC138764179 gene encoding transketolase-like isoform X1 yields the protein MPSYHRPDASSLQALRDMANTLRVHSISSTTEAGSGHPTSCCSASEIMSVLFFHTMKFKVQDPKNANNDRFILSKGHAAPILYAVWAELGFLNLDQLSTLRKMGSILEGHPVPKLAFVDVATGSLGQGLGAAAGMAYTGKFFDKASYRVYCLLGDGESSEGSVWEAMAFAACYKLDNLMAILDVNRLGQSEPAPLQHKVEIYRKRCESFGWHAEVVDGHSVEELCKAFWQASTVCNKPTIIIAKTIKGKGIEGIEDQENWHGKPIPKDKVEGIINSIKSGISNHKKLIPGQPVEDAPTVCIENIKLASPPTYKHLEKVATRKAYGIALAKLGHGNKHVIALDGDTKNSTFSELFKKEHPSRFIECFIAEQNMVSVGVGCCARNRTVVFASTFATFFCRAFDQIRMAAISESNINLVGSHCGVSIGEDGPSQMGLEDLALFRAIPFSTVFYPSDAVSTERAVELAANTKGICFIRTSRPETTIIYKNNEIFEVGKAKVLRKTDKDVLTIVAAGVTMREALTAATQLAEEGTFVRVIDPFTIKPIDDQTIISCTKGTKTKQIITVEDHYYEGGLGEAVTAALALDSHIKVHRMAVSGVPFSATSAELLEKFEINANAIMKTVKGIIENQQ from the exons ATGCCGTCCTACCACAGACCGGACGCATCCAGCCTCCAGGCCCTGAGGGACATGGCCAACACGCTGAGGGTTCACTCCATCAGCTCCACCACCGAGGCCGGGTCAGG ACACCCTACATCATGTTGCAGTGCATCAGAGATCATGTCTGTTCTCTTCTTCCACACCATGAAATTCAAAGTGCAAGACCCTAAGAATGCCAACAATGATCGCTTTATACTCTCAAAG GGTCATGCAGCCCCAATACTTTATGCTGTCTGGGCAGAACTTGGTTTCCTGAATCTGGATCAGCTATCAACACTGAGGAAAATGGGTTCCATTCTTGAAGGGCACCCTGTTCCA aaACTCGCTTTTGTTGATGTTGCCACTGGATCTTTAGGACAAGGTTTGGGAGCTGCTGCTGGAATGGCATACACTGGGAAATTTTTTGATAAAGCCAG TTACCGGGTATATTGCTTACTGGGAGATGGTGAATCATCTGAAGGTTCAGTCTGGGAGGCCATGGCATTTGCTGCTTGCTACAAACTTGACAACCTAATGGCTATTTTAGATGTGAACCGCTTAGGTCAAAGTGAACCTGCTCCACTCCAGCATAAAGTTGAAATCTATCGCAAACGTTGTGAATCATTTGG GTGGCATGCTGAAGTGGTAGATGGGCACAGTGTTGAAGAACTCTGCAAAGCTTTTTGGCAGGCTAGCACAGTCTGCAACAAACCAACTATTATTATTGCCAAGACCATTAAAGGAAAAGGGATCGAAG GTATTGAAGATCAAGAAAATTGGCATGGCAAACCCATTCCGAAAGATAAAGTGGAGGGAATTATTAATTCAATCAAATCTGGAATCTCAAACCACAAGAAGCTTATCCCAGGGCAGCCAGTGGAGGATGCACCAACTGTATGCATTGAAAATATTAAACTGGCTTCGCCACCCACATACAAACATCTGGAGAAG GTAGCTACACGGAAAGCATATGGAATAGCACTGGCAAAATTGGGTCATGGCAATAAGCATGTGATTGCTTTGGATGGTGATACAAAGAACTCCACTTTCTCAGAGTTGTTCAAGAAAGAGCATCCTTCACGTTTTATTGAATGTTTTATTGCAGAGCAGAACATG GTGAGTGTGGGTGTCGGCTGTTGTGCACGGAACAGGACTGTCGTGTTTGCCAGCACCTTTGCAACTTTCTTCTGCCGGGCATTTGATCAGATTCGCATGGCAGCAATTTCTGAAAGTAATATTAATCTTGTTGGATCCCACTGTGGTGTCTCAATTG GTGAGGATGGGCCTTCACAAATGGGTCTGGAAGATTTGGCTCTGTTTCGCGCCATTCCCTTCTCAACAGTCTTCTATCCAAGTGATGCTGTCTCAACTGAACGGGCAGTGGAACTAGCTGCTAATACCAAG GGTATCTGCTTTATTCGAACCAGTCGACCAGAGACTacaatcatttataaaaataatgaaatatttGAGGTCGGAAAAGCTAAG GTTCTGCGGAAGACCGATAAAGATGTCCTCACTATTGTTGCTGCTGGGGTGACAATGCGCGAGGCATTGACTGCAGCTACCCAGCTAGCTGAAGAGG GTACATTTGTTCGAGTGATCGATCCATTTACTATCAAACCAATTGATGATCAAACAATAATTTCTTGTACCAAAGGCACTAAAACAAAGCAGATTATTACTGTGGAGGACCATTATTATGAAG